From a region of the Pukyongiella litopenaei genome:
- a CDS encoding aspartate carbamoyltransferase catalytic subunit gives MSFAHRHLLGIEPLSPGDITAILDLAETYVDLNRCAEKHSDVLAGLTQINMFFENSTRTQASFELAGKRLGADVMNMAMQTSSVKKGETLIDTALTLNAMHPDLLVVRHPQSGAVDLLAQKVNCAVLNAGDGRHEHPTQALLDALTIRRAKGRLHRLSVAICGDIAHSRVARSNLLLLGKMENRIRLIGPPTLMPSQISEFGVEVFDDMAEGLADVDVVMMLRLQRERMDGGFIPSEREYYHRYGLDAEKLALAKPDAIVMHPGPMNRGVEIDGTLADDINRSVIQEQVEMGVAVRMAAMELLARNLRAAAA, from the coding sequence ATGAGTTTCGCCCATCGCCACCTGCTGGGGATCGAACCGCTGTCGCCCGGCGACATCACCGCCATCCTGGATCTCGCCGAAACCTATGTCGATCTGAACCGCTGCGCCGAGAAACATTCGGACGTGCTGGCCGGGCTGACCCAGATCAACATGTTCTTTGAAAACTCCACCCGCACCCAGGCCAGTTTCGAACTGGCGGGCAAACGGCTGGGCGCGGACGTGATGAACATGGCGATGCAGACATCCTCGGTAAAGAAGGGCGAGACGCTGATCGACACCGCGCTGACGCTGAACGCGATGCATCCCGACCTGCTGGTGGTGCGCCACCCGCAATCGGGCGCGGTGGATCTGCTGGCGCAAAAGGTGAACTGCGCGGTGCTGAACGCCGGCGACGGGCGGCACGAACACCCGACCCAGGCGCTGCTGGACGCGCTGACCATCCGCCGCGCCAAGGGCCGCCTGCACCGCCTTTCGGTGGCGATCTGCGGCGACATCGCCCATTCGCGCGTGGCCCGGTCGAACCTGCTGCTGCTGGGCAAGATGGAAAACCGCATCCGCCTGATCGGGCCGCCGACGCTGATGCCATCGCAGATCTCGGAATTCGGCGTCGAGGTCTTTGACGACATGGCCGAGGGGCTGGCGGATGTGGACGTGGTGATGATGCTGCGGCTGCAGCGCGAACGCATGGATGGCGGGTTCATCCCCTCGGAGCGGGAATATTACCACCGCTACGGGCTGGATGCCGAAAAGCTGGCGCTGGCGAAACCGGACGCGATCGTGATGCATCCCGGCCCGATGAACCGGGGCGTCGAGATCGACGGCACACTGGCCGACGATATCAACCGGTCGGTGATCCAGGAGCAGGTGGAAATGGGCGTGGCGGTGCGGATGGCGGCGATGGAACTGCTGGCCCGCAACCTGCGTGCGGCGGCGGCATGA
- a CDS encoding scavenger receptor class F, member 2, with product MTATIAGTVLMPRLLRLCLLPAWLLIACLLPAQWAGAQQFGVPKPGALGRCPAGTLQCGLRNCCPLGYRCAFDGNCIPPGASYCGGGRSCGPGEHCIDGGLRCAPVGSVRCATGRVCPPGTTCGRDGSCVGRRETVCGSGTVCPAGSTCLPTGGCTRPGEFLCETGSRCRAGFRCSLIRGCVPQNAVDCGYGRWCRPGQLCLEDGGCSPVGATRCPGGTICEAGFTCTGDGGCIETPPRGD from the coding sequence ATGACGGCAACCATTGCCGGGACCGTCCTGATGCCCCGCCTGTTGCGCCTGTGCCTGTTGCCCGCCTGGCTGCTGATCGCCTGCCTTTTGCCCGCCCAATGGGCCGGGGCGCAGCAATTCGGCGTGCCAAAGCCCGGCGCGCTGGGCCGCTGCCCGGCGGGCACGCTGCAATGCGGGCTGCGCAACTGCTGTCCGCTGGGATATCGCTGCGCCTTTGACGGCAATTGCATACCGCCGGGGGCCAGCTATTGCGGCGGCGGCCGCTCCTGCGGGCCGGGAGAACACTGTATCGATGGCGGGCTGCGCTGCGCGCCGGTGGGGTCGGTCAGATGCGCCACCGGCCGGGTCTGCCCGCCCGGCACCACCTGCGGGCGGGACGGCAGCTGCGTCGGACGCCGGGAAACCGTCTGCGGCAGCGGCACGGTCTGCCCGGCGGGATCGACCTGCCTGCCGACAGGGGGCTGCACGCGGCCCGGAGAGTTCCTCTGCGAAACCGGGTCGCGCTGCCGCGCCGGGTTCAGATGTTCGCTGATCCGGGGCTGCGTGCCGCAAAACGCGGTGGATTGCGGCTATGGGCGCTGGTGCCGTCCGGGGCAGCTCTGCCTCGAAGATGGCGGTTGTTCGCCGGTCGGCGCCACCCGCTGCCCCGGCGGCACCATCTGCGAGGCCGGTTTCACCTGCACCGGTGATGGCGGCTGCATCGAAACACCGCCGCGCGGGGACTGA